One window from the genome of Hippocampus zosterae strain Florida chromosome 7, ASM2543408v3, whole genome shotgun sequence encodes:
- the cpne4b gene encoding copine-4 isoform X2, whose translation MSNIYESAEATLGFISSPCLTKVELRVACRGISDRDALSKPDPCVVLKMQSHGQWFEVDRTEVIRSSSGPVFSKIFLVDYYFEEVQRLRFELLDISSGNNGLRDADFLGAMECTLGQIVSQRKLTKALLKQGNTAGKSSIMVTAEELSGNDDYVELSFSARKLDDKDFFSKSDPFLEIFRINDDGSESLVHRTETVMNNLSPVWKSFKVSLNTLCSGDQERELKCTVWDWDSNGKHDFIGEFQTTFKEMRAEQEGKQWECINPKYQMKKKNYRNSGVVFLNHCKIIKMYSFLDYIMGGCQIQFTVAIDFTASNGDPRNSCSLHYIHPYQPNEYLKALVAVGEICQDYDSDKMFPAFGFGALIPPDFKVSHDFAVNFDEDNPECAGIQGVVEAYQNCLPKIQLYGPTNIAPIIQKVASSASEEMHTKEAMEYFILLILTDGVITDMADTREAIVHASHLPMSVIIVGVGNADFTDMQILDGDDGILRSPKGEPVLRDIVQFVPFKDFKHASPAALAKSVLAEVPNQVVDYYNAKGIKPKCMSDYESTRTFSP comes from the exons ATGAGCAATATCTACGAGTCTGCAGAGGCCACGCTGGGCTTCATCAGCTCTCCGTGCCTCACCAAAGTGGAGCTCAGAGTGGCCTGTCGGGGAATCTCGGACCGAGACGCCCTCTCCAAACCTGACCCTTGCGTGGTTCTGAAGATGCAGTCACACGGCCAGTGGTTTGAG GTGGACCGGACGGAAGTGATCCGCAGCAGTAGCGGCCCAGTCTTCTCCAAGATCTTTCTGGTGGATTACTACTTTGAAGAGGTGCAAAGGCTGCGTTTCGAACTTCTCGACATCAGCTCGGGCAACAATGGCCTCCGTGATGCTGACTTCCTCGGGGCCATGGAGTGCACCTTGGGACAG ATTGTCTCTCAAAGGAAACTCACCAAAGCGCTCCTCAAACAGGGAAATACTGCCGGAAAGTCTTCTATCATG GTGACGGCGGAGGAGCTGTCTGGCAACGACGACTACGTCGAGCTCTCCTTCAGTGCTCGTAAGCTGGACGACAAG GATTTCTTCAGCAAGTCAGATCCATTCCTGGAGATTTTTCGAATCAATGATGATGGGAGCGAGTCCCTCGTACACAGGACAGAG ACGGTCATGAACAACTTGAGCCCCGTTTGGAAATCCTTCAAAGTTTCCTTGAACACACTCTGCAGCGGAGACCAGGAAAGGGAGCTAAAG TGCACCGTTTGGGACTGGGACTCGAATGGAAAGCATGATTTCATTGGGGAGTTTCAGACCACGTTTAAGGAGATGAGGGCAGAACAGGAGGGCAAGCAG TGGGAGTGCATCAACCCTAAATAtcagatgaaaaagaagaattACAGAAACTCTGGGGTTGTCTTTCTTAACCACTGCAAG ATCATCAAAATGTATTCCTTCTTGGATTACATCATGGGTGGCTGTCAAATCCAGTTCACA GTGGCAATAGACTTCACAGCATCCAATGGGGATCCTCGAAACAGCTGCTCCCTCCATTACATCCACCCCTACCAACCCAACGAGTATCTCAAAGCTTTAGTGGCCGTGGGGGAGATCTGCCAAGACTATGACAG CGATAAAATGTTCCCGGCCTTTGGTTTTGGAGCTTTAATACCGCCTGACTTCAAG GTGTCGCATGATTTTGCCGTCAACTTTGACGAAGATAATCCCGAATGCGCCG GAATCCAAGGTGTGGTTGAGGCCTACCAAAATTGCCTTCCCAAGATTCAACTCTACGGGCCCACCAATATCGCCCCCATCATCCAGAAAGTAGCCTCATCCGCCTCAGAGGAGATGCACACCAAAGAGGCCATG GAATATTTCATCCTCCTCATTCTGACCGACGGCGTCATCACCGACATGGCCGACACGCGGGAGGCCATCGTGCACGCCTCCCACCTCCCCATGTCCGTCATCATCGTCGGCGTGGGCAACGCCGACTTCACCGACATGCAGATTTTGGACGGCGACGACGGCATCCTGCGTTCGCCCAAGGGCGAGCCCGTCCTCCGGGACATCGTCCAGTTCGTGCCCTTTAAGGATTTCAAGCAC GCGTCCCCAGCTGCCCTGGCAAAAAGTGTTCTGGCAGAAGTCCCGAACCAGGTGGTGGATTACTACAACGCTAAAGGCATCAAACCCAAATGTATGTCAGACTATGAGTCAACAAGGACCTTCAGTCCCTGA
- the dync1li1 gene encoding cytoplasmic dynein 1 light intermediate chain 1 — protein MATTGRSASLSSTLTGSKTTLENPEEDDGQNLWSTILSEVSTHSRSKLPSGKNVLVMGEVGSGKTTLVAKLQGVEEYMKGRGLEYLYISVHDDDIDDHTRCNAWVLDGDLYHKGLQGVAVPVDAIGNTLLLITVDMSRPWNALDSLQKWAAGAREHVDKLRVPPETLRELEQRLVKQFQEYTEPGGGEDGTSQRRSDEEESVLLPLGDNTLTHNLGIPMIVVCTKCDAISTLEKEHDYRDEHLDFIQSHIRQFCLQYGASLIYTSVKEMKNLDVLYKYLVHRLYGFPFHCPAQVVERDAVFIPSGWDNEKKIAILHENFQTIKTDDRFEDVIVKPPVRKIVHEKEIQAEDDQVFLVKLQSLLSKQPAVTVGRPVDTTNRAPTGSPRTSNRSAAANVANAMPQSGQTSEGVLANFFNSLLTKKAGTGGAGTAGGGNNTPGTVRKSGSKLGLSDVQAELDRISNRETDLPNASETPAPDAQET, from the exons ATGGCGACTACTGGGAGGAGTGCATCATTATCCTCCACCTTAACTGGATCCAAGACCACGCTGGAGAACCCGGAGGAGGATGACGGGCAGAACTTGTG GTCGACTATCCTGAGCGAAGTGTCAACCCATTCAAGATCTAAATTACCATCTGGGAAAAATGTCCTGGTTATGG GGGAAGTTGGCTCGGGGAAAACCACCTTGGTTGCCAAGTTACAAGGGGTTGAAGAGTATATGAAAGGGCGAGGTCTCGAATACCTCTACATCAGTGTCCATGACGACGACATTGATG ACCACACGAGGTGTAACGCGTGGGTCTTAGACGGAGACTTGTACCACAAAGGTCTACAGGGAGTGGCTGTACCGGTAGACGCGATCGGCAACACGTTATTGCTGATAACGGTTGACATGTCGCGGCCGTGGAACGCGCTGGACTCGCTCCAGAAGTGGGCCGCGGGCGCGAGGGAACACGTCGACAAACTACGGGTGCCTCCAGAAACGCTGCGGGAGCTCGAGCAAAGAC TTGTAAAACAGTTTCAGGAATACACGGAGCCTGGGGGTGGggaggatgggacctcacagaGGAGGTCCGATGAGGAGGAGAGCGTCTTGCTGCCCTTAGGAGACAACACCCTCACGCACAACCTGGGCATACCCATGATAGTGGTCTGCACTAAG TGTGATGCCATCAGCACTTTGGAGAAGGAGCACGACTACAGAGACGAACACCTGGACTTTATCCAGTCCCACATCAGACAGTTCTGTCTACAGT ATGGAGCTTCTCTTATCTACACATCCGTGAAGGAGATGAAGAACCTCGACGTGCTGTATAAATATCTGGTCCACAGACTTTACGGCTTTCCATTCCACTGCCCCGCACAAGTGGTGGAAAGAGATGCGGTCTtcat TCCCTCAGGTTGGGACAATGAAAAGAAGATTGCAATACTTCACGAGAACTTCCAGACCATAAAGACAGATGACAGGTTTGAGGATGTGATCGTTAAACCACCAGTCAGAAAG ATTGTCCATGAAAAGGAGATTCAGGCTGAAGATGACCAAGTGTTTCTGGTAAAATTGCAG TCTCTGCTCTCCAAACAGCCTGCTGTTACTGTCGGGCGACCGGTG GACACGACAAACAGAGCACCCACTGGTTCACCGCGGACAAGCAATCGTTCTGCAGCCGCCAACGTGGCCAACGCCATGCCGCAGTCAG GTCAAACCAGTGAGGGGGTCTTAGCCAACTTCTTTAATAGTCTACTGACAAAGAAAGCAGGCACAGGAGGAGCCGGAACGGCAGGAGGTGGCAACAACACTCCAGGGACGGTACGCAAATCAG GCTCAAAATTGGGCCTGAGTGATGTACAGGCGGAGCTAGACCGCATATCCAACCGAGAGACGGACTTGCCCAATGCCAGCGAGACCCCCGCCCCTGACGCCCAAGAGACATGA
- the cpne4b gene encoding copine-4 isoform X1, which produces MSSDSSCVTRSQWVTVQFTMSNIYESAEATLGFISSPCLTKVELRVACRGISDRDALSKPDPCVVLKMQSHGQWFEVDRTEVIRSSSGPVFSKIFLVDYYFEEVQRLRFELLDISSGNNGLRDADFLGAMECTLGQIVSQRKLTKALLKQGNTAGKSSIMVTAEELSGNDDYVELSFSARKLDDKDFFSKSDPFLEIFRINDDGSESLVHRTETVMNNLSPVWKSFKVSLNTLCSGDQERELKCTVWDWDSNGKHDFIGEFQTTFKEMRAEQEGKQWECINPKYQMKKKNYRNSGVVFLNHCKIIKMYSFLDYIMGGCQIQFTVAIDFTASNGDPRNSCSLHYIHPYQPNEYLKALVAVGEICQDYDSDKMFPAFGFGALIPPDFKVSHDFAVNFDEDNPECAGIQGVVEAYQNCLPKIQLYGPTNIAPIIQKVASSASEEMHTKEAMEYFILLILTDGVITDMADTREAIVHASHLPMSVIIVGVGNADFTDMQILDGDDGILRSPKGEPVLRDIVQFVPFKDFKHASPAALAKSVLAEVPNQVVDYYNAKGIKPKCMSDYESTRTFSP; this is translated from the exons ATGTCATCGGACTCAAGTTGTGTAACAAGGTCTCAG TGGGTGACTGTGCAATTCACGATGAGCAATATCTACGAGTCTGCAGAGGCCACGCTGGGCTTCATCAGCTCTCCGTGCCTCACCAAAGTGGAGCTCAGAGTGGCCTGTCGGGGAATCTCGGACCGAGACGCCCTCTCCAAACCTGACCCTTGCGTGGTTCTGAAGATGCAGTCACACGGCCAGTGGTTTGAG GTGGACCGGACGGAAGTGATCCGCAGCAGTAGCGGCCCAGTCTTCTCCAAGATCTTTCTGGTGGATTACTACTTTGAAGAGGTGCAAAGGCTGCGTTTCGAACTTCTCGACATCAGCTCGGGCAACAATGGCCTCCGTGATGCTGACTTCCTCGGGGCCATGGAGTGCACCTTGGGACAG ATTGTCTCTCAAAGGAAACTCACCAAAGCGCTCCTCAAACAGGGAAATACTGCCGGAAAGTCTTCTATCATG GTGACGGCGGAGGAGCTGTCTGGCAACGACGACTACGTCGAGCTCTCCTTCAGTGCTCGTAAGCTGGACGACAAG GATTTCTTCAGCAAGTCAGATCCATTCCTGGAGATTTTTCGAATCAATGATGATGGGAGCGAGTCCCTCGTACACAGGACAGAG ACGGTCATGAACAACTTGAGCCCCGTTTGGAAATCCTTCAAAGTTTCCTTGAACACACTCTGCAGCGGAGACCAGGAAAGGGAGCTAAAG TGCACCGTTTGGGACTGGGACTCGAATGGAAAGCATGATTTCATTGGGGAGTTTCAGACCACGTTTAAGGAGATGAGGGCAGAACAGGAGGGCAAGCAG TGGGAGTGCATCAACCCTAAATAtcagatgaaaaagaagaattACAGAAACTCTGGGGTTGTCTTTCTTAACCACTGCAAG ATCATCAAAATGTATTCCTTCTTGGATTACATCATGGGTGGCTGTCAAATCCAGTTCACA GTGGCAATAGACTTCACAGCATCCAATGGGGATCCTCGAAACAGCTGCTCCCTCCATTACATCCACCCCTACCAACCCAACGAGTATCTCAAAGCTTTAGTGGCCGTGGGGGAGATCTGCCAAGACTATGACAG CGATAAAATGTTCCCGGCCTTTGGTTTTGGAGCTTTAATACCGCCTGACTTCAAG GTGTCGCATGATTTTGCCGTCAACTTTGACGAAGATAATCCCGAATGCGCCG GAATCCAAGGTGTGGTTGAGGCCTACCAAAATTGCCTTCCCAAGATTCAACTCTACGGGCCCACCAATATCGCCCCCATCATCCAGAAAGTAGCCTCATCCGCCTCAGAGGAGATGCACACCAAAGAGGCCATG GAATATTTCATCCTCCTCATTCTGACCGACGGCGTCATCACCGACATGGCCGACACGCGGGAGGCCATCGTGCACGCCTCCCACCTCCCCATGTCCGTCATCATCGTCGGCGTGGGCAACGCCGACTTCACCGACATGCAGATTTTGGACGGCGACGACGGCATCCTGCGTTCGCCCAAGGGCGAGCCCGTCCTCCGGGACATCGTCCAGTTCGTGCCCTTTAAGGATTTCAAGCAC GCGTCCCCAGCTGCCCTGGCAAAAAGTGTTCTGGCAGAAGTCCCGAACCAGGTGGTGGATTACTACAACGCTAAAGGCATCAAACCCAAATGTATGTCAGACTATGAGTCAACAAGGACCTTCAGTCCCTGA